In Arvicanthis niloticus isolate mArvNil1 chromosome Y unlocalized genomic scaffold, mArvNil1.pat.X SUPER_Y_unloc_2, whole genome shotgun sequence, a single window of DNA contains:
- the LOC143441083 gene encoding LOW QUALITY PROTEIN: uncharacterized protein LOC143441083 (The sequence of the model RefSeq protein was modified relative to this genomic sequence to represent the inferred CDS: substituted 1 base at 1 genomic stop codon): MSLETSAAAAAAAAVIQEEHCGPRGISELLLTSQTMQLNPIASAKERGDDQCFQEAVSVDDVHVDFTAEEWNLLDLSQKNLYKDVMLETYWNLTAIGYNLEGHHTEEQRQMSRSHERHERSHTGQKPHECNQCGKAFSCHSHLQSHKRTHTGEKFYKCNQCGKTFSDHSDLKYHKKPRTGEKPYECNQCSKGFTQQSNLQIHKRTHTGEIPYECNQCGKGFTQQSNLQIHKRKHTGEKPYECNQCGTAFSCHSTLQRHKRTHTGEKPYECNQCGKGFTQQSHLQIHKRTHTGEKPYECNQCGKSFSCHSNLQSHKRIHTGEKPYECNQCGKAFSCHSTLRRHKRTHTGEKPYECNQCSKGFTQQSHLQSHKRIHTGEKPYECNQCGKAFSQHSGLQYHKRTHTGEKPYECNQCGNAFSWHSGLQSHKRTHTGAKPHECNQRGKAFPXSFFLLKHARTRTGEKPYQCNQCGKPFASSVICSDRNDYMQERNLLEY; encoded by the exons atGTC CCTGGagacctctgctgctgctgctgctgctgctgctgtgatcCAGGAGGAGCACTGCGGTCCTCGTGGCATCAGCGAGCTCCTTCTGACATCACAAACCATGCAACTCAATCCGATTGCCTCTGCCAAAGAACGGGGAGATGACCAGTgcttccag gaagcagtgagtgtTGACGATGTGCATGTggacttcactgcagaagagtggaatttgctggatctttctcagaagaatctctacaaagatgtgatgcttgagacctactggaacctcactgctatag gctataatttggaaggccatcatactgaagaacaacgtCAAAtgtctagaagtcatgaaag gcatgaaagaagtcatactggacagaaaccacatgaatgtaatcaatgtggtaaagccttttcatgtcacagtcatctccaatctcataaaagaacacatactggagagaaattttataaatgtaatcaatgtggtaaaaccttttcagacCACAGTGATCTCAAATATCATAAAAAACCAcgtactggagagaaaccttatgaatgtaatcaatgtagtaaaggctttacacaacaaagtaatcttcaaatccataaaagaacacatactggagagataccttatgaatgtaatcaatgtggtaaaggctttacacaacaaagtaatctccaaatccataaaagaaaacatactggagaaaaaccttatgaatgtaatcaatgtggtacagccttttcctgtcacagtactctccaaagacataaaagaacacatactggagagaaaccttatgaatgtaatcaatgtggtaaaggctttacacaacaaagtcatctccaaatccataaaagaacacatactggagaaaaaccttatgaatgtaaccaatgtggtaaatccttttcatgtcacagtaatctccaatctcataaaagaatacatactggagagaaaccttatgaatgtaatcaatgtggtaaagccttttcatgtcacagtactctccgaagacataaaagaacacatactggagagaaaccttatgaatgtaatcaatgtagtaaaggctttacacaacaaagtcatctccaatctcataaaagaatacatactggagagaaaccttatgaatgtaatcaatgtggtaaagccttttcacaacacagtggtctccaatatcataaaagaacacatactggagagaaaccttatgaatgtaatcaatgtggtaatgccttttcatggcacagtggtctccaaagtcataaaagaacacatactggagcgaaacctcatgaatgtaatcaacgtggtaaagcctttccatgaagttttttcctcctaaaacatgcaagaaccc gtacaggagagaaaccttatcaatgcaatcaatgtggtaaaccatttgcaagttcagtcatctgcagtgacaggaatgattacatgcaagagagaaacctgcttgaatattaa